In Gemmatimonadales bacterium, one DNA window encodes the following:
- a CDS encoding protein kinase has translation MADSIALLRTAIADRYAIERELGRGGMATVYLARDLKHERQVALKVLHPDLAATIGPFRFLQEIRVTSRLRHPHILPVFDSGESSGQLWYTMPFVDGESLRQRLIREKQASVDAALRITRDVAGALEYAHRQGIVHRDIKPENILLDGEQAVVADFGIAQAIDAAGGERLTETGLTLGTPAYMSPEQAAGQRGVDGRSDLYSLACVLYEMLAGEPPFTGPTPRAVLARHSMDPVPPLRTVRPGAPVAVERAITKSLSKVPADRYASVIGFTEALEDSTADAETVGAIRNRGARLAIGSGLALGLTLLLLVVFNLWGLHQRWLGPAAPVRIQSLAVLPLENPSNDSEQLGDGMTEALTTDLGRISALRVISRTAVMRYKGTTKSAPEIARALGVDAVLEGGIQRAGDSLRVDVRLISATSGYQLWAQRFDEEMEKRFAVEDAISRSLVSALKLSVTSSEERELHTPPTTNGEAYDYFLRGKIHARTETPAEDSVAIGLFKHAVALDPEFAAAYAELAHAYGLRILWFAPRDRNALEEALVAAEKALRLDHHLAEGHYARGWLLATPASHWAYEQAIQELRRAIALNPNLADAHDWLGVVYWHIGVLDKALVEFRKVLALDPGNRLAEHRMAVVLDYEGKYGEGLRILRTVPREFNPSIVTYHFAWTLVLSGRSEEASAVIDDYLRTNPQDPGGVITGARALLRAKAGNRRGAEEDIKRAEQLGQGFGHFHHTAYSIAEAYALLRQPRLAVDWLRRAVDDGLPCYPLLASDPMLDSLRQDPGFLALMVDLKAQWERWKAVL, from the coding sequence CTGGCCGATTCTATCGCTCTACTCCGCACTGCCATAGCGGACCGCTACGCGATCGAGCGTGAGCTCGGGCGGGGCGGCATGGCCACTGTCTATCTGGCCCGCGACCTCAAGCACGAGAGGCAGGTCGCGCTCAAGGTGCTCCATCCCGACTTGGCCGCCACCATCGGACCGTTTCGCTTCCTGCAGGAAATCCGGGTCACCTCGCGCCTGCGGCACCCCCACATCCTGCCGGTCTTCGATTCGGGCGAGAGCTCGGGCCAGCTCTGGTACACCATGCCCTTCGTCGACGGCGAGTCGTTGCGCCAAAGGCTGATCCGGGAGAAGCAAGCCTCGGTAGATGCCGCCCTCCGGATCACCCGGGACGTGGCCGGCGCGCTCGAGTATGCCCACCGGCAGGGAATCGTTCACCGGGACATCAAGCCGGAGAACATCCTGCTCGATGGGGAGCAGGCGGTGGTGGCGGATTTCGGCATTGCTCAGGCCATTGACGCGGCGGGTGGGGAGCGGCTCACCGAGACCGGGCTCACCCTCGGCACCCCGGCCTACATGAGTCCGGAGCAGGCGGCCGGACAGCGGGGGGTGGACGGCCGGAGCGACCTCTACAGCCTGGCCTGTGTGCTCTACGAGATGCTGGCGGGCGAGCCGCCGTTCACGGGGCCGACGCCCCGCGCGGTGCTGGCCCGGCACTCAATGGATCCGGTGCCACCGTTGCGCACGGTGCGCCCAGGGGCGCCGGTTGCGGTCGAGCGCGCGATCACCAAGTCGCTCAGCAAGGTGCCCGCTGATCGCTACGCCAGCGTCATCGGGTTCACGGAAGCGCTGGAGGACTCGACCGCCGACGCCGAGACGGTCGGTGCGATCCGGAACCGGGGAGCCCGCTTGGCGATCGGCAGCGGCCTCGCGCTTGGGCTGACCCTGCTCCTCCTGGTCGTTTTCAACCTGTGGGGACTGCATCAGCGCTGGCTGGGTCCTGCGGCACCGGTCCGGATCCAGTCGCTCGCGGTGCTGCCGCTCGAGAATCCATCCAATGACTCAGAGCAATTGGGCGACGGAATGACCGAGGCCCTGACCACCGACCTCGGCCGGATCAGCGCGTTGCGGGTGATCTCTCGGACGGCGGTGATGCGCTACAAGGGGACTACCAAGAGCGCGCCGGAGATCGCCCGGGCCTTGGGCGTGGACGCGGTGCTCGAGGGCGGGATCCAGCGGGCGGGGGATAGCTTGCGGGTCGACGTCCGCCTGATCAGCGCCACTTCGGGGTACCAGCTGTGGGCACAGCGATTCGACGAGGAGATGGAGAAGCGCTTCGCGGTCGAGGACGCGATCTCGCGGAGTCTGGTGTCGGCCCTCAAGCTCTCTGTCACATCCTCGGAAGAGCGCGAGCTCCATACGCCGCCCACCACCAATGGCGAGGCCTATGACTACTTCCTGCGGGGAAAGATCCACGCCCGGACCGAGACCCCGGCCGAAGACTCGGTGGCGATCGGGTTGTTCAAACATGCCGTGGCCCTTGACCCCGAGTTTGCCGCGGCGTACGCGGAGCTGGCGCACGCTTACGGCCTCAGGATTCTTTGGTTCGCCCCTCGGGACAGGAATGCGTTGGAGGAAGCCCTGGTGGCAGCGGAGAAGGCCTTACGCCTCGACCACCACCTCGCAGAGGGCCATTACGCCCGCGGCTGGTTGCTGGCCACCCCCGCCAGCCACTGGGCCTATGAGCAAGCGATCCAGGAGTTACGTCGCGCGATCGCGCTGAACCCGAACCTGGCTGACGCCCACGACTGGCTCGGGGTTGTGTACTGGCATATCGGCGTCCTCGATAAGGCCCTCGTGGAGTTCCGGAAGGTGCTGGCGCTCGATCCTGGGAACCGGTTGGCGGAGCACCGGATGGCTGTGGTGCTGGATTACGAGGGAAAGTATGGAGAGGGGCTGCGGATTCTCCGCACGGTTCCCCGGGAGTTCAATCCTTCGATCGTGACGTATCACTTCGCATGGACCCTCGTCTTGTCCGGCCGAAGCGAGGAAGCCTCTGCCGTCATCGACGACTACCTGCGGACCAACCCTCAGGACCCCGGCGGAGTGATCACCGGCGCCCGCGCCCTCCTCCGCGCCAAGGCCGGAAACAGGCGCGGGGCGGAGGAGGATATCAAGCGCGCGGAGCAACTGGGGCAAGGCTTCGGACATTTCCACCACACCGCCTACAGCATCGCCGAGGCCTACGCGTTGCTGCGGCAGCCCCGCCTGGCCGTCGACTGGCTGCGGCGGGCTGTGGACGACGGGTTACCCTGCTATCCGCTCCTGGCCAGCGATCCTATGCTGGACAGCCTGCGGCAGGACCCGGGCTTTCTTGCGCTCATGGTGGATCTGAAGGCCCAATGGGAGCGATGGAAGGCGGTACTGTAG
- a CDS encoding TlpA disulfide reductase family protein, with product MASTQRWLSTIGIAALAVAVPLLAQTPGKTAPAFTLKTLDGTPASLSDFAGHPVLINFWASWCKPCRGEMPSIIAAYNARRQAGLAVLAIDLTDQEGSTKDIKKFQTEFQMPFPVLLDEKGKARKLYALRGVPTSVFVGADGVVRAVNPGPISDAALQQHLSEILPAP from the coding sequence ATGGCAAGCACCCAGCGATGGCTCTCTACGATCGGCATTGCGGCACTCGCCGTTGCGGTTCCCCTCCTTGCCCAGACCCCGGGGAAGACCGCCCCCGCTTTTACGCTCAAGACGCTCGACGGGACGCCTGCCAGCCTGAGCGACTTTGCCGGACATCCCGTCCTCATCAACTTCTGGGCGTCCTGGTGCAAGCCCTGCCGCGGTGAGATGCCCTCGATCATCGCCGCATACAATGCCCGCCGGCAGGCAGGACTGGCGGTCCTGGCCATCGATCTCACTGATCAGGAGGGCTCGACCAAGGACATCAAAAAATTCCAGACTGAATTTCAGATGCCATTTCCGGTGCTACTCGATGAGAAAGGGAAGGCTCGCAAGCTCTACGCGCTTCGCGGCGTTCCCACCTCGGTCTTCGTCGGAGCGGACGGTGTGGTGCGTGCCGTCAACCCAGGGCCGATCAGCGACGCGGCGTTGCAGCAGCACCTGTCGGAGATTTTGCCGGCACCCTGA